The genomic window AGATGTGGATTGACAAAACTGTTATAAATGAGAACACATGCTTAACATTTATGGACAATGGAAATGGTATGAATGCAGACAAGTTGCACAAGATGTTGAGGTGGGTAAAGTTTTAGTGGTGTGTGCAGTCTCTGGCTTTTGATTGCATGCTCGTAAAAGTATAATGTAAGAAAGTTGCATTTTTAGGACACCAAATTTACTGTTGTGGAGAAATATTAACTGTACTTCAGTTTAGACAGCATAAATGATTCACAATTATGTGATTATGTGCGCATGAAAAACTAATACCGGCGCTTCTGTATGGTCTAAAGTGTATTTTACAATGAGACAGGTGCAAATGCAGTGGCCTTGATCCAGGGTGCTCTTTGTGTAAGTAGAAATGCCATGTATATGTGCTGCTGACTATCTGTGTTGGTCTGTTTCCTCAATCTGCTGGAGCTATAACTcaacaagggtttgagacccatcggctaccatCACCTGGTTTaactggccagtcaaagctgttacCAGGGTGTGGTCGctttcacatgctgacagcttgtaggaaccacaggtgagagccAAAAGCAGGGTGGGAACCCAAAGGTGAGCAAACTACCCTAGAAAGAGCACAGtgtgttccccaccccacccctaacaCCCAATACAATCTGGTAGATTGTCTACATCACAAGTAACGTGCACTAGCAGATACCAATTTTTTTCTGCATCATGATTATCACAATGTATTTCTCAAAATATGAATTAGCCAGGAATAAAGTGTTACATTATGTTTGAAGCTGAAAGAAGAATACTGTTTAGGAACAGCAGCTGGTTTATTTTAACTCCACTACAGATTTGGGTAGTTGAAACcgctgatttaaatcaaatctcaTAAGCAGCACGGCACTATGATAAGCACTTCCCCCTCTTCCATCTTTTCAAACTCATGTGTTTCAGCTTTGGCTTCAGCGACAAAGTTGCATTGAACGGCCGTGTTCCAGTTGGATTGTATGGAAATGGATTTAAATCAGGATCGATGCGCCTTGGGAAAGATGCAATTGTTTTCACCAAGAATGGAGAAATCATGAGCGTGGGCATGTTGTCACAAACCTTCTTGGAAGTTACGAAGGCAGAACATGTAGTTGTTCCCATTATAAAATTCAACAAGAAACATATCCTTTCGATGATTTTGAAGCCCAAGTGATAGATTGTATCTGGGATATCTGTTTCTCAAGATGATCTCTTATTCCAGCATTACTTCTTATATACTGGGCAGTAGTTGTATACCAGTACTGTATTCCAATAGAATTTAAGTCTCTCACCACAGAAGCTTGGCTTGGGGTCTATGCTAATGTCTCCTCGGTGCTAGATGAATAGCTATTTCTATTCTCAGACTTTTAACTCTTGAAGAGATTAATGTTAGCTAGTTTTATGTTACTAGgctttattttttgttctatgaCTTTATTGTTCTACCTCTAAACGTATATATCACAGGTGGCAAACTGGATCTGACTAGTGGACCTTATCCTAATCCACCACCACTCACTGCACGCCAGCTTTGACAGGTGGACCTGATCACCCACCTCTTGGTCACCTGAcataatgatgtcaggtgatttaCACCTATCACAGTCCAACAATCACTGCAGCCTCTTCTAAAGACACATgtttatatataataaaacagaacTCAGAAGTGCAGTCAAACCATGGTtcctgaacggcttagttgccaaacaaattggctcccaaacgccacaaacccagaagtaagtgttttggtttgtgaacgtttttcagaagccgaacatccgacgctgcttctgcactcaattggaagccacatcttggtttttgaatggttttgggagtcgaaaggACTCTTGGAACAGTTTAAGTTCGAGAACCGAGATACCACTATAGAAAaaagtgtccccccccctccaaaaagagAGAGGCCAATGATGATTTAGCATGCTCAGTTTCCACCGGCTGCTCAGTGGCTGTTGTGGgagatggaatggaatggagtgtgcTAAGGAGAGCATAGCTGGCTGTAAAATCAACAGGGCACTCctcgctgcaacattttgttgcaggtctctttagtattttttattgtaagctgccAGGGGGGAATTACATTGGAGGGCAGCATATATATTTATGACATAAAATTGTAAGGTTGAAAGGAAGTAAACGGCAGCAGCAGAAAATGAGAGTTTTTTCCTAGGCTGGAACTagaaaagtacagtcataccttgggttgtgaacgtgatctgtccgggaggcacgttcgcaacccacagcgttcacagCCTGAAGCGCCGTGTCTGCACACTAGTGTGATTcgattctgcgcatgcgtgtgacgttatttttgcacttctgcacatgtacgagcaccgaaacccagaagtaacctgttcgaGTAATTCTGGGTTCGGCACGGTCAgtaacccgaaaacgcacaacctgcaGCTTTGTAACCCgcggtatgactgtattctgcaGTTTTCCTGATTTGGATGTTAAATAGGAACATGCAGTATGAAAGGCAGGTTAAAAGACTAAGCTGACAATAGATGTGTTCCATTTAATTATATGCATTATGGTTTGTAACAACATAATTACACATAACCGATTACCATAGGATCAcagttttaaatatttcattgtgGTTGTATATAGTTTCTTGTAGAGCTAGGGACCTCTGGAGGGTCTGGTGGTGAGCCAAGATTTCCAGACTACTTCAGGAACATGGTAATGTTAAAGTTGCCGTGTGGTCACAGACTTAAGATGACCAGCTGTTAATTTGATTGAAACAGTAAAATAGTTATGGGGtggacttttaataataataataataataataataataataataataataataataataaaatttatttatatcccgccctccccagccgagccgggctcagggcggctaacaacacaaaaacagtgcaacattataaaaattaattaaaataaaaattgatggcaaccataaactaaagttttgtaaagattgccgaaggagggagtcaggctgcgccctgaccaaaggcctggtggaacagctctgtcttgcaggccctgtggaaaaatgtcaagtcctgcagggcccttgtctcttgcgacagagcgttccaccaggttggagccgcagccgaaaaagctctggctctagttgaggccagcctaacctctctgtggcctgggaccttcaagatgtttttatttgaagaccgtaagttcctctgtgggtcatatcaggagaggcggtcccgtaggtacgagggtcctaggccgtatagggctttgaaaaccagcaccttaaacctgatcctgtactccaccgggagccagtgcagctggtatagcaccggatgaatgtgatctcgcagcgaagaccctgtaaggagtctcactgcggcattctgcacccgctggagtttctgggtcagtctcaagggcagccccacgtagagcgagttttAAGTGGCAGCCGCACAATAAATGCTCATCAGCTTATTCATTCAGGAGAGATTTAGATGGAAAAGGCTATAAGCTATCTGAGCAAGGTTTAACAGTTCTTAAATATGCCAACTCCTTAATATAATATACGGGAATTAATGAAACGTGAGAAATCAGCAGCCAGCTTGAAGGCTATCCTGGAACATTCTCTGTTTCCTACTGAAGAGGAGCTGCTTGCAGAGCTTGATGCTATTATAGGGAAAAAAGGAACAAGAATAATTATTTGGAACCTTCGAAGGTGAGAGAAAATCCATTGTTAATAGTCGAGCTGGTAATGCAGCATTGATGTGTGCTAATTTGATATAGTTGCACAAAATTGGTAAACAAAGCATtatatgttactgctttattgtttatatttcttTTAGGACACATTATATTTACTTCACcccatctacagtggtgcctcgcaagatgaaaagaatccgttccgcgattctcttcgtctagcggttttttcgtcttgcgaagcaagcccattgacagcttagcggattagcgctacagcggtctagtggcttttcgcgatcagctgttaagcggcttaggaaaagggggggaaagcaaaaaaaacccgcggggactcacaagattttttcgtcttgcgaagcaaccccatagggaaattcgttttgcgaagcacctccaaaacggaaaaccctttcgtctagcgggttttccgtcttgcaaggcgttcgtcttgcggggcaccactgtaccttacTTCAAATTCTAATGTTAATCATGGATGAATCAAGCAATCTGGGATGAACTCCCATGAAAAATGTTTCCCAAGAATCACTTGACACAGGTCCCTCTGAGTCTTGGGGGAAGTTTCACCATGTGCTTTTAGCGTAGTAAAGTGAACATGGAAATTAACTTTGCTTCAAACATCTAAAATACGTTCCCTTGAAACAAATTTTATAATTGCAGACCATGAAAGGGCCACTTTTTACattatattttccccaaattgCAGGTATATTGTGAATAGGGAAATGGCTCTCTCTAGTGATAAATGTGCACAACTTCTCTACCGTGCATGCTGTTTTCACCAGCAGAAATTAAAGCTTTCCTTTCCATATTTTCATTCACTGTGGGACCAGAGAGCTATGTATTATTCCCATGCTAAAGGGGAAATCGTTTAGGATCATTTCCAGCTATTGCCACTTTTCAAGGAGTATCTAACAATGGTGAAATCTAAGGAACACTAGGCTTTGCATTTCCCCTGTTTCCTAAGATATTAGAGTATGAGACGTGTCCCTCAAGCAATATAAAGCATAAggcaaattcaatattttatttttaacaattaaaAATTTCAACAATACAATGGAGGAGGAAAAAGcagaatgaatgaaataatattCGCAAAGTGAAATTCAACACTATTTAGTGAAAGAAAAACGGGCCATATTCCTACAGAATAGAAGCAAAGGATAAAGGGTAGCATGCTTTACCAACTATATATACGTAGTTGGAATAGTTGGAAGATGCTAAATAGTCTCCCATTTCATTGCTGGCAACTGAATATCCCAGAATGCAAATGGTTAAAGGACAAACACCCAGGTTTCTTCCATAGCATTCTTGGCATATGCAAGTATACAGCGCTAAAAGGTTTTGTCCATTATGCTATTTCTCCTTGCCGTCAAGTCAATTGACTGTTTTGGCCATACCTTTCAGAGGACAAAGACTTAAGTTAACAGAGATTTAGTTCCACTTTGATTTCAGGATAATTAATATTCTATCAACACCCAATAGACAGAGTTCTCAGTTGTTTATGAGAGGCATAAAATAAGCATATAAAATAACAAATGGGGCTCTCTGCTAAGTTGACTAGCCTGATCTGCTTTCGTCAGGAAACTGTAGAGTcaaaatgaccgctccccacattaaatggggggcgtcATTTGCGTGGTCGCGGGcagcccctggaccctatgcggcaccattagcacaggcttggctttgtCTCTCCCCAGGtaggatacctggaggtctccgcctacctcagtcagttgcccaatcccgcctggggaaatgctgccaaggtgatcaggccaggtagggggagggactacctgcccacacaatagagggaggatcttacctgggaatcgtcagcTGGCTtcagaaatacaaaaatacagaaacgtattttatgtttttaagatGGCTATAGCATTGCTAACAGAGTCCAGATGTTGAATTTCCCTGTCTAGTTAGAAGTACGTACTGGTAGTTAAAATGTAGCAGCATACCCTAAATCAAGGAGAGATAATGATGTACCCTCCAGAAATGTTAAGCTACaacttcagagaaatgtttaaTAATACTTTAAATGGTGCTGATTACTGAGGGCTGCTATTGCTGTATTTATATATAGTATTGTTTAAATTCAAGTTTCTTTAAATGTCCTTCCACAGAGAGAAAAACGAACAAACAGAATTTGATTTCGATACAGATAAATACGATATTAGGATTCCTGCTGATTTAGATGAAATAACAGGGAGAAGAGGGTATAAAAAACAAGAGAGACAAGATCAGATTGTTCCTGAAAGTGATTATTCATTACGGGTAATGCTTACTATTCATTTTTTTCCCTATTGGTTGTAATGTTATTTTCCACTATGTCTGTACGTGGTATTATATACAGAATCATCACAGCTGTTCTTTTCGCATTGGAccctaaaaaaaaatcactgttaAAATATGCTTATCTTAAAAGTTCATTTATTCCATTTCACTAAGTTATAAGACTTCTAGCCAAAGATGATGAAATGAAATTGCACTGTGCAAATGGGCATTCTTCCTGGCTGAAATAGTCTACAAATATACTGTGATGGACTCTCTCTGATGCTGGTGGTTTTGCAGAAGGGGGACTGAATAATTTTCTCTTTAACATTCAGCAGACACCTTACTAATCACTGTATCTGCCAGTGTCTCGCTGTTCTGTCCCACACATGCAGAATCCAGTGCTTAACATTATGTATAATCTGGACACATGTTGAAAGTGCCATGTGAGTTCTGATTGCTTACTTAATATCATTTGACTTaaatttgcaaaatttggatagaACTCCAATTTACATATTTTACAAGCTGTATGCTGAAAACTtgttacttgttttcttttaaattgcaAAATGTACGAAAAATTAACCATGTACTTTCCTTTTCAGGCTTATTGCAGTATCTTATATTTAAAACCAAGGATGCAAATAATTATAAGAGGACAGAAAGTACAAACGCAACTAGTCTCCAAAAGCCTTGCTCACATAGAGCGAGATGTTTACAGGCCGAAGTTTCTGGCTGTATCCTTTATTACTGTGGGCTGCTGCAGACTGACCAAGAACGGCTGGCCTAGTACACGTGAAACCGTTGactcttctcttcccttctctccccacttGGTTCCACTATCAGCTCAGAGTTTAAGCATGATTTTAAGCAAGAAGCTTTGTTGTAATTTGTGATATGCTGCAGAAACATTCCCATTTAGGCTTGCCTGCTATTGCTTCATAGGTGAAAAAAACCCAAGGTTTTTTGTACATGCATATCTCTCTTCTTTAGAAAGACCCAATAGTAGTGTATCACCTCCTCACTCTCGTTGCTTTGGCAGTGGCTATGGTATACAGCCTAGTAACAtgaatttgggagggggggtatTCAAAAAGCAAAGGATTACCACTCAGTTCTAGTAGTGCCTTCTATACAGTTGTCCCAAGGTGATATATAGTAAAAACGAACAAGGATAATGTCCAATCTAACCCACAGAATGGGGCACAGAACTGGAAAGGCTAGAGGCGAGTCCATCAACAAAAGTAGTAGAACTGGTGGAATTTGAGTGACCAAGAGTCCTATGTTAGTGGCAGCCAGCAAAGGAAAGCAGTTGCTAAATAGttgcagttcttttttttttaaaaggttatggTCACTGGTTAGAATGTGAAAGTTTGCTAGTCAGTGAACAAAATTGTAATcattcctttttatttcaatatCAATATGCATACAGAAGTAAGTTCAGTTGTTCCAGAACTGTATTGAAGAATACAAGCAACTGATCCATAGGATAGAATATTaagttttaaatgaaataaattagtTAGTCTTAGGTTTGTCACCAACTTTAGGATTGGAGCAGTGTTATGCAAGCATAGTTTTTTATCCCTAAATTTTGTTTTACTCCATTTGGCTAAACTCGCTAGCTTTGGATCCATTTAGTAAGTAAGATAATCAATACAATATCAGAAATTGCTACTGTTCATAAAACAGGGAAAAAAGTTGTTAAGATATTTCTTCACAAATTATAATTCCCTTTATTAAAGGCTTTATCTAACCAACTTTCCTTTAACTTGTAGTTTAATTTGAAAGTTCTGAGTTTTCTCCGGTATAATCATGGAGTTTTTTCAGAGAAAAACCTATCTGTTTTCAAatacaatatatttattttactatatacaaaataattattatattttgtacTGTAACTTGTACTAATGGTTAATACTCTTTCACATTCTTGGGGGCTAGTGGAATTATTTTTTTAGACAGCTCTGTTTAGAATGAACATTCAGTATGAAGAGAACCATATTTTGATATTTTCCCTAACTTACACAAATAAGCCCAAAACCGTAAGAATTACTTTTGGATTCAACTGTCGAAATAAAGATCACTATGGAATGATGATGTACCACAGAAACAGACTAATCAAGGCTTATGAAAGAGTAGGCTACCAGCAAAAGGTGAGAGAAGTTCATATAGCAATAGTTCATCTTTCCACACTTTAATTGAAACTTGTTATAGTTAGTCTTGTTAATGTAAAATTccatttttgtgtattttcaaAGCGCGGTGGACTGAATTTAAAGCACTGCCATTTAAATCAGCATTTTAAATTATCCATTGGTATGTTAACATATTTACTAAACAAGGATGCATAGAAATTGATCTGCTCAATCtatacattaaaatatttaaatttatgacTAAACAGAGTGATTACTCTACTCCATGTTCTGTTTCACTTCTAATCCTTTCTTTGTACTGCCTAATTCTTGCCTTGCCCCAGTCTCACCCCCATCCAAGAAACACAAAGTAGCTAACAGCGCCCAATCTTTTGCAAACTGCAAAAAGGGGCAGCCTTTTAACTCCGTGTGTTCGACATAGAGCCATtgtttcaggagttttgtttaCATCTGCATGTAGGTTTAACATGTAAGTTTAACATGCTTATAGTCAGATTAATTTTAAGATAGCTATTCTttaaattactatttttaaaaataataataatgaagaaccCCCCTCAAtatttaaaacattataaaaatggtTTCTACACCAACAAAAATCTGTATTTTAATCAAAACGGTTTCCTGCAAATTTTTGAAAATCCTTGTCATTCTCTGAGAAGCAAGTTGTAAACATTCAATGACATCGCAGCAGCTCATTTAGTAAAGTCTTGCATTCTGGGGGCAGCCAAGGGCTGTTTTTGACATCTAAAACACAAGGCTGAGAATTCTTTTGTGCAGTCAAGAATTAACATTTCATCCTCCTTTACTGCACATTTTTCTTTCCAGCCACCCCCCCCACAAGTAACTGTTGTTATTATAATTTTTTGaattaatatactgccctatacccacaggtctcaggacggttcacaggatacaattacaatataaaaatgcaaaatacataatcaaagtaaaaacaagaacaacctaattacagcccccccaaaaagaacTACTGTCACTGAAAGCACTGTGATGCTTAAACTGACAGAACTGTATGTGTATCCACTGTGTTCTGATTAACTGCTTGATGTTGAGTGTTGCCATTCCCAACTTTGACTAATAAGTCTGAGCATTCTGAAGCCAATCTACCCCAATACCTAGCTCCAAATTCTAAGTCGTTTCTCAACCTCCCATTTACTTTTAAGTAGAAATTCTAAAGGGGGTAGCAGAGGCTTGCTTAGAAGTTAAAACAATAAACGTTCTTTTCAAGAAGTTGTTTATCCAAGCAATTGAACTTGGAATAATCCCTGTTCTGGCATCTTTTGTGCTGGAACTTGTATACTTGTATAAATCTTTGTTTAAAATACTGGAAATTTGTGTTCTTGGTGAAAACGTTGGTATATCTTCCTTGTCTgtatgcttcccccaccccaccacctccCCTTTGCAGGCAAACAACATGGGAGTAGGTGTAGTTGGGATTATCGAATGCAACTTCCTAAAGCCAACCCATAACAAACAAGATTTTGATTATACTAATGAATACAGGTAAGAACGTATTCCAGGATCCTCTTTTCACAGTAGCCAAACAGATGCcagtaggaagcccacaagcaggggcTGGGTGCAATAGCACTTGTGATTCCAAGGAAACTGCTATTGAGATGCTTATTGAGTATTCCTTTGAGATACTAGGGATAGAACACCACCATTGCGGCTAGTAGCAATTGGTCGCCTTATATTCCATGAATAGCTCTAAACTCATCCCAGAGGGTGGCCATAGCTAAATTCCCAGTCTGCATGTAACACTAGACCATGGCTTAGCAGTACATTTCTAAACAAGCCATGAGTTGGCTTGTTAACTAACCAATAAACCAGAGTTCATTTCCAATCTGTATTGGGAATCACTTTGAGATGCCTTCTGGCAGGcgtcctcaaactcggccctccagatgttttttgagactacaattcccatcatccctgaccactggtcctgctagctagggatcatgggagttgtaggccaataacatctggagggccgagtttaaggAAGCCTGCCTTATGGGAAGGTTTTCAtacaataagtaataataataatagcagcagcaacgaTCACCACCAGAGTTTCAGGTCCATATGTAATGACAAGTTAATGGTCAAACTAAGCTCTGCTGTCACTTGAGTTCTCCTGGCCATGTGAGTCAAGCACATGAGCCCTAAGGCTTGTGGAAGTCCCTTCTGCTCATGcatacagagctgctctcccaaCAGTGGTGTCATTACCACTTTACCTACCCTACCTCCTTGGGTAGAGAAATAGTAGGGTGCTGTTCAGGCACACTGTCTCTGTAGCATTCACTCTGCAGTTAGGAGCACTAGAGCCGTCTCATTGTATCACACAGCTTGCCTATAACTCACCCTTTGGCTTCATTTCTTGTTTTTAgcattatttacacaaatatATCCTAAAGGGaggaatttaaaagcattttttaaataagcaaTTCGCTGCTTTCCCCTTATCTCTGCCATTAGTAGACATGTCTGGAATCTGAACCAAATGCAGAATCCTACTGTAACTTGTTAGGAGTTCAAGATTTGGAAGGAATAAATAGATTACGCGTTAGCACATTTCTAGTATGTTTTCCTTAAATGCATAAGTGATATTTCTGCACATTGTTCTTTCCCAGTAGTACTTGCTTTCTGTAGCAACTGTCAATGTATGTTTCATATTATACAGAATGTGTTTTGTTGAGACACAACTTTGTATTTATTGCTTATTAGGCGTACAATGCAAGCGCTTGGTGAGAAGCTAAATGATTACTGGAATGAGATGCAAGCAAAGAAACTGGATTATCCTCAAGAAGAGATGGTTGAAGATTCCCAGTAAGATTTTCTAAAAACATAAAACTCAGTCATAATCTGTGCTTGGTTTAAATTATATTTGCTTAGTTTTAATGCCACTTACACTCTGTTACAGGAATCGCCCTGATCAAACCTGGGTTCAGTGTGATTCATGTCTAAAATGGAGGAAGCTTCCAGATGGAATGGATAAATTGCCAGAGAAGTGGTATTGTTCATACAACCCTGATCCTCAGTTCAGGTAAAATAGGGAGAAATTTGGCAATTCATTTTTTCTCAGATTGCATTTACTAGctggattaaaaatatatatattcctttcttAAAATTAGAAATTGCAATGTGGATGAAGAACCTgaagatgatgatttattaattcCATATGAGAAAAAGTTTAAGAAAAGGTGAGcattaaataaaaaaaggaagttgaaatgtTGGCTTTTTTATGTGTTCCATCAAACAATTTTGAAGACAGGCACTAGGAAGTTTATTCTGTAGAGTTTTAAATGGGTAATATGCTTCCTTCTAGCAAACCCATTATGTTTCGAATACGTTTTTGTTATTTGTTTAAGTCAAGAAATCCACAAAAGAATTCACTAGTCCAAAACATACCTTCATTTGACAATACAAAAGTGAACTTTGTCCTTTTCACTGATGGTTGTGTGCTCTCACCATTAGAAGTTATAGTGagctacatagaatcatagaattgtggagttggaagggaccttgagggtcatctagtccagccccctacaatgcagggatgctgcccacagctgtcccttgatgggctcaaaccaccaacagCAAGACACACTAACCCATTTCAATACAGGAGGGCTATAACATAAGTTATTGATGCAAAAGGTCATGTAAAACAACAACTTAATATTAGAAAGCATATATATACTGAGCATAAACCATGATACTTTTTCTTCTCAATGCAGAGACAGGGAGAAATTAAAGAAAAGGATAGAGCTTAGCCAGCAGGTACGTGACTGATTATCTTGACATGTTTACTTCTTTGTTTGTGGAAGCAATGCTAAATTACTTGCAAGTTTTCCTATACTGTACCAGGTTCattttttgcatgaaaagcagCAAAAGGATACTTTAGCTTCTTCCTCCATTTTTGTGTGTCTTGAATATACATTCTCTCCAGGTCAGAATTTAGCCAAGGATATAAACTTTCCTAGGGTGAAGGCAGGATTATGATCAGTGTACCATGGATTGACAGTTGGCACTTGCCGCTTTACCAATTGCAGAAAGAGTAGTGTAATAGTTGAGGAGGGAATTCACTATTTCCTGGCTCCACTGCTGGATACAAATGCTGCTGTCATCAATCTCCATATCTTCTCCACTCTGAGGATGCTGAATAATCGTAACacttgaaccatggaaagaggttACAGCAGTGGAAGATGATTGATTGTGATCAATGCCATCTAGATTGGTGGCCAGCACTGCCTTTCTGTGGTAGAGAGGtttgtagtttaactatgtgctgcgtgtaaaaaaaaagtacagtggtacctcgggttaagtacgtaattcgttccagaggtccattcctaacctgaaactgttcttaacctgaagcgccactttagctaatggggcctcctgctgctgccgcgccgccggagcatgatttctgttctaatcctgaagcaaagtacttaacccaaggtactatttctgggttagtggagtctgtaacctgaagcgtatgtaacccgaggtaccactgcacttccttttatgtgtcctgaatcttcctgtTTCTGTGCGTAAGTATATTTGACGACTGTTTACATATTCTGGTTCAATCTAATTTACTCAGTAGTCAAATTTCGAGGTAGAGCGATATGGCTAAAACCTGTAACTGAGCTGCCAAGGCTTTTCCCACAGCCCATCCAGCCATATATGTTGTCATTTTGTGGTGACTGCAGAGAGTTCAAGGAAAAAGTCACAGTGATGGAAGTGAATGATGTTTTCTTCTCTAATTGTAATGACCTAATGCCGTTTCTACAGATTTATAACGAAATGTATTTACAAACAACGGCTGCCTTGTCCAGTGCAACTCCGTTATTGAGTGAAACTATTCCAATGTTTCATGCAGAAGCTTCAAACGTGTCGCTTACGAGACCTCAAAACAAATCAAACAGCACACCAGTATCTTCTCCTCATTCTGATCCTGAAAATAGGTCAGTAAATAAAATGCAAGAATATTTCCACCTTCTTTCCCCATTTGCTTgtgctggttttttaaattaacattttcTGGAGCTTAGCCTTTAAGGGGAAAAACTGGTAATATGATTTCTGTTactttgctttt from Podarcis raffonei isolate rPodRaf1 chromosome 4, rPodRaf1.pri, whole genome shotgun sequence includes these protein-coding regions:
- the MORC3 gene encoding MORC family CW-type zinc finger protein 3 isoform X3, which translates into the protein MASALKENGIPLSALCPKFLHTNSTSHTWPFSAAAELIDNAYDPDVNAKQMWIDKTVINENTCLTFMDNGNGMNADKLHKMLSFGFSDKVALNGRVPVGLYGNGFKSGSMRLGKDAIVFTKNGEIMSVGMLSQTFLEVTKAEHVVVPIIKFNKKRELMKREKSAASLKAILEHSLFPTEEELLAELDAIIGKKGTRIIIWNLRREKNEQTEFDFDTDKYDIRIPADLDEITGRRGYKKQERQDQIVPESDYSLRAYCSILYLKPRMQIIIRGQKVQTQLVSKSLAHIERDVYRPKFLAPKTVRITFGFNCRNKDHYGMMMYHRNRLIKAYERVGYQQKANNMGVGVVGIIECNFLKPTHNKQDFDYTNEYRRTMQALGEKLNDYWNEMQAKKLDYPQEEMVEDSQNRPDQTWVQCDSCLKWRKLPDGMDKLPEKWYCSYNPDPQFRNCNVDEEPEDDDLLIPYEKKFKKRDREKLKKRIELSQQIYNEMYLQTTAALSSATPLLSETIPMFHAEASNVSLTRPQNKSNSTPVSSPHSDPENSLKRKLSNADAPLPFKITKVTSQAFEKKKQDDDDVIILEENSTPKPDALECDITIVKVEGGADVDFSNIEGEISMNRDACSETNGSKGTTATQTETEELVVKKEEAEGNADNQLSRSEHEITLTEHLHVSEADIVNADIKINELSLQLLSSNSEKEKYQQQCDTLVKELTLLKQKIMDTNGKHVQKGICPQSTETKSIISDAELKKVKEKSKEEIFILYEQALKEMRTLKQQCDTLQNLKSECSKCKNIENKSEADDMAVQLGDVFRQLDNCSIERDQYKNEIELLEMEKTQLGLQCEQLKAELAELKTNGESVKLRSLRVNVGQLLGTIMPELNVQQINPDIGIVDEILGQVLEQLRESTT
- the MORC3 gene encoding MORC family CW-type zinc finger protein 3 isoform X2, with protein sequence MKREKSAASLKAILEHSLFPTEEELLAELDAIIGKKGTRIIIWNLRREKNEQTEFDFDTDKYDIRIPADLDEITGRRGYKKQERQDQIVPESDYSLRAYCSILYLKPRMQIIIRGQKVQTQLVSKSLAHIERDVYRPKFLAPKTVRITFGFNCRNKDHYGMMMYHRNRLIKAYERVGYQQKANNMGVGVVGIIECNFLKPTHNKQDFDYTNEYRRTMQALGEKLNDYWNEMQAKKLDYPQEEMVEDSQNRPDQTWVQCDSCLKWRKLPDGMDKLPEKWYCSYNPDPQFRNCNVDEEPEDDDLLIPYEKKFKKRDREKLKKRIELSQQIYNEMYLQTTAALSSATPLLSETIPMFHAEASNVSLTRPQNKSNSTPVSSPHSDPENSLKRKLSNADAPLPFKITKVTSQAFEKKKQDDDDVIILEENSTPKPDALECDITIVKVEGGADVDFSNIEGEISMNRDACSETNGSKGTTATQTETEELVVKKEEAEGNADNQLSRSEHEITLTEHLHVSEADIVNADIKINELSLQLLSSNSEKEKYQQQCDTLVKELTLLKQKIMDTNGKHVQKGICPQSTETKSIISDAELKKVKEKSKEEIFILYEQALKEMRTLKQQCDTLQNLKSECSKCKNIENKSEADDMAVQLGDVFRQLDNCSIERDQYKNEIELLEMEKTQLGLQCEQLKAELAELKTNGESVKLRSLRVNVGQLLGTIMPELNVQQINPDIGIVDEILGQVLEQLRESTT